From the Lathyrus oleraceus cultivar Zhongwan6 chromosome 4, CAAS_Psat_ZW6_1.0, whole genome shotgun sequence genome, one window contains:
- the LOC127073405 gene encoding uncharacterized protein LOC127073405: protein MALCSGSLCKPQIALLPRSVNLKQSLSAITFSTPTKFPTTLSLSISASNILRNAPYPRFRCTADSTSSTSSVECNMPSSTKIFIKGLPLSTSEVDLAKVFSMFGEVTRVKLLIDKDSGESLGLAYIWFVDDESAQSATKEMNGKFFDGRFIYVTIAKLGSSKKFKKTRAYKF from the exons ATGGCACTTTGTAGTGGTAGTTTATGCAAGCCTCAAATCGCATTACTTCCCCGTTCTGTAAATTTGAAGCAATCACTGTCGGCAATCACGTTTTCAACTCCAACAAAATTTCCAACCACTCTTTCACTATCAATTTCTGCTTCCAACATTCTTCGCAATGCGCCTTATCCACGGTTTCGCTGCACAGCCGATTCCACCTCCTCCACGTCTTCTGTCGAATGTAATATGCCTTCTTCAACCAAAATCTTCATCAAAG GGCTTCCCCTCTCAACCTCTGAAGTGGATTTAGCCAAAGTGTTTTCCATGTTTGGTGAAGTTACTCGAG TCAAGCTTTTGATAGATAAAGATTCCGGAGAGTCTCTAGGATTGGCATACATTTGGTTTGTCGATGATGAGTCGGCACAATCGGCTACAAAAGAGATGAATGGAAAG TTTTTCGATGGCAGGTTTATTTATGTTACAATCGCAAAGCTTGGATCATCAAAAAAATTTAAGAAGACAAGAGCCTACAAATTCTAA